A window of Benincasa hispida cultivar B227 chromosome 9, ASM972705v1, whole genome shotgun sequence genomic DNA:
ggaagagaagacccagtcatagtaggactatgactaatGTCATTAGAGAGATAATGTACTtaaagagacagatgtaactatgggGTATAACAGTTATTtggccaactgtacttacgagcgatctatgaagggttgtcgcactactgattgttaagatggacacataatatatctgtggtaaagagagttGAGCTGTCAGTCTTGAGTAGAATGCCTGAcaagttaacggatgatggatcccatgactaaagagtttagtcagttattcacgtaccgtggagcttcgagctacaggtctatgagtcccttggtaactcaatggattcagttgaggatcagttcttggtgttgatttgaaatgttaaaattgacaagaggtattttgattatatatgatataattagtatgGTGTACGAGATACATCTagggaggattgatgtaaatgagatttacattaagtaccatggaatagaagaagaactatggttatatgtttcatgagatgaaatattaaaactataggttataaatatagtatgataagttggttatcatttatatttataataatattataattggataattaattcttttctttaataaccaaatgagtggatgatattggattcatggtaaccgtaagtttaaaaggaaattggcTTTCTTATTTTGAAGATGATTTACAAACgattgaaaagaagttttttcaaaagattgaaaaagtttttgagtttttttctctcggcgcaaaagaaactcagtagtcgtcaagtaaatatagatttactaaatgacggctgggcaagctaaacgatcgtgcagtggaggctaaacgattgtgcaatatttactaacgatcgcatagttttgatAGACGATTATTTGCCCTAAGTAAACTattgtgtagagtctgtaggcgatagaccgagctaacgatgagttaaacgatctaatagcttttgctagatgattgcatagctttatctaaacgattggcatcgacctatacgtaggtctccgccatctcccactgcCCAGTCGTATACGCGATCAGTgttttcctccttcgtctgcctcatacaaaagtctgaacagagcccaccctctggattctcacaccaagataccaaggtcgcctattggtggtgtcagactcaatcGACACCATCGAgattttctggaggccgttcatggtgctgtggaggttgtttgtgttgctgaggagttcgtgactgaggcgatcgttgaggacgatcGCAGAGTGATCATGCTATGTTCATTGCGGTGTTGCGgttgtgtagatcgagcgttcgagaTTGTTGTTGTTCAAGCATTCGTGTGCAACGGAGTGTGGAGATGCTTCTTTCAATGTTCGTATGGTTCCTTTTGTGCATTTGTAactttcatgctgtaatttttgtatgacttgtataaccgcttgtttggaagtcgactgtaaatgtaatgttcattcatgattgtgatttggaattatctttcttttgctgctcatggaaatctcgagtctgatttccttcaataactaccttatcatataatatatattaaactatatgttatatcaaatataacatatagcctatagatttaatattgtatcatatacaatataacctatggttcCTTTCTCTTACtaatgacttttaatataaatcacatttatattaattataaccatataattcaattcatataattaatatttggatcatattcaaatatttatttcctctaataaaaaaaacttaatattacaatgtattaaatacattatagtaattaatataattaatttcctcaattaatttgaacaattcaaattaatccaaaaattgattctcattaaatcccgtTAAGCTactgaggggacctcatggacctgtagcttgaagctctaacggtacatgaatacttaattaaactctttaatttaaattattcaccatccgttaactgacgggcactccattaaagaccgtcagctgcactctttgcactacagatatatttttgtgtccattggatataattaatcaacaaaGACCAGTctagctaggccaaaattactgttttgcccctatggttagatctaactccttaagtaccactgatccctctaatgaaccataaatcatagtctaactatgattgaacccctctcaggccaagagagggtgtggcccaCATTGTTCTggcccgggatcagcccttaagagagtaatttatctactaacCTTGAtgttggggaagaagtgaattccttcctgcaatcagacgaatccccaaaatagtaggcttgttgagtcggcaatctagccattcaaatcaaatgattgccttcataggcaggagttcacaagtcactcagatttaggtcatgttacctatgaatGTAAGTCcctattatgaacagtgttatataatgagactaaacatttcgtggtccgatcttatacaaactcatttgtatagaatatccccactcatatgtctacacatgaataatgaagatcagatcatttgtagcactttacaacaattgtaacacctacaaacaattgtaacacctacaaagcgggacgggacatacttgtagtgtcaccatgataaggtacccaactttatccatctactacaaaccatttagattatcacttaaacatgatcgacccgtatgtctttacatacatgtttaagctacaagataaccttggatgttagtttattggtttgtgattaatgcaactaattttgaaataaaacatcatatatttgattaaataaataataagtttgtacaatacaattacaaagaaccctacgagatttagggcatcaaccccaacacaattGTGTCACCAtgatgagatacccaatctcatccatatacttatatattattttgactatatatttaaaacttgatccacttttatgtctccacataaaattaaaattattcatattatagtcatgaattcgtttattggatttttataatagaatgtaatatcaataataatttattgaatgaaatatttagtaatacttttattgatgaataGAATATATTAACATTTACAAATGGCAAGTTTTAGGAAATTTCCTACACGGCGAACGTATAGAACTAAGAGAGAGAGATCGGTGGAGGAGAGATTTGACCAATGAGACCTGCATGAGGACAGCATCGACGCGGTGACGATACTCGATGGTGACCAGATGCGAGGCGGACGTCAATAAGTGGGGAGGTGCAATTACGAGTCGTCGGTGGCCGAGCTTTACGGTGGCATGAACGAAACCAGAAGGGAGGTGTGCACCGTGcggctaaagaagaagaacgaaaactttttttttctttgacacGCCGAGGCAAccctaaataaaaatattatttactaaccttaaagaaatatatttataaatatattatttacttTCACCCTGACTCCcccataaatatatatttattcttcttttccaTTTCCAAAAAGGAAATCTCCCCAAATCTCTCAACCACCAACTCTGAACTCAAATTCAAATCTCCAACACCCTTTAACAACAAAAAGGATAAAAcataaatctatttttttccctCCACCCAAAATAAATtccaactaattttttttaaaaatacaacaAAAATCTCAATTCGTACAAAATACTCAAATTGTaaaattaccttaaaattttgaaatgtcaCAAAACTTCCCCTCATGAGTTAACTAAGTCTAATTTTAAACTTAACAAGGATCAAGGGCTTACAACATCACTCGATTTATTTCCTTCTTTGCAAAGGCCATTTTTTCACTACATTCCTCGAGAGGTCAATTCTATCGCTCATATTTTTGGCGTGAAACAATTTTACTCAAATTCGAACCTTACATGTGATGTTTCTTAAGACCCTGGATCATAGATATTGCTTCATgggtatatatattaaatatctgaATTCTAAATGTTTAGATCTTAAATGTCTGGGATAATTAATATGTCTGTTTAGATATGCAAGATAATTAATGtataaaagttaaatatatatgtttaatttaccaattttatatataaaaaccaaaaattaacaATTACATAATTAAATGGAACATAACAAGTAATgtaataataaactaaatttaacattatttaatatattgttatattaattaattatttaatcacttaaaatataattcaatgaatttttttatattaaatattaattaaattattttatttaattactaaatataattaagaaaatataaattgataagaatattaataattaataataaagttttatatttaataacataaaatattaatggtaaatgtattatttaaatttataagtctaaataatatatttgtacttatatataattaaaattaattgatattaatttattaattaattaagttatatttttCCGAATTCATTTTCAAGTATAAATAATTTAGATTGATTTGTTTTTAAAGTTCTTtagataataatatataaaattttaaagtgaaatatggtaaaacaaaatattaaatatttgtcaAAAGAGGTCTTCGttaaattcaaaatatcaaTCCATCCATTTTATCTCGTATTTCATGGGGCTAGATGCCTAGATCCTCTATTATTATCACTCTCTCGAAGAGTGAAGACCAGATTATACAGAGATTTATCCAAAGAATTTTATGAAGTTTGTACAAACATTTGAACATGAACGTGGTTTCCACTTTCTAAGTGGCTCCATTGTTGttgttcttcttcctcaatttaACACCTCCATTATTAACAGCTCCATTTCTTCAAGACAAACAACAATGTTATGGCTTCTTATGGCTTTATGGGCCTTGTAGTATTATCCAAGGAAACAAAACCTTGAATCTTGCAGagaaaaaaagggagaaaaagaagcagttAAAACAGTCATACAGGTCTCGTTTTGCTTTCAATTCGAAAAAGTTTCGTGATTTTAGCCCTCATTTCAACTTTGATTGCTGACCCACAAGACTTGCTTCTTACTTCTTCCCCCTTCTTCCCCACCCTCCCTCCATTTCTGTCTTTCTCAAGCTTCCCACCTTCTTTGAATCCTACTAATCGTCCTTCTTCAACTGCATTTTTGTTCCTTGACCTCCATTGAAGCTCTGAATCGAGTTTCCGCCATTGGGTTTGTCCAGAATGAGTTCTCAAGCACCCAAATCGTCAAGACCTTCAAAACCCCCAAATCAATCGCCACCCACATCCAGATCCTCggcttcttctttatcatcccaTCTCGCCATGGTTGAACTCAAGCAAAGGATTCTCACTGCTCTCTCTAAGCTCTCCGATCGAGACACCCACCAGATCGCCATTGACGACCTGGAGAAAATTATCCAGTCCATTTCCCCGGAAGCCATTCCTATGCTCCTCAATTGTCTCTACGACTCCTCTGCTGACCCGAAACCTGCTGTGAAGAAAGAGTCGTTGCGGCTTCTAACGGTTGTTTGTGCTTCCCATAACGATTCTACTTCCACCCATTTGACTAAAATTATAGCCCACATCATAAGGAGGGTTAAGGATTCGGATTCTGGGGTGAAGGATTCGTGTCGAGATGCCATTGGTGCACTGTCGGCGCAGTACTTGAAAGGGGATAGTTCAGGTGGTGGTGATAATGGAGGTCTTGGCTCTGTGGTGGCATTGTTTGTTAAGCCCTTGTTTGAGGCAATGGGAGAACAGAACAAGGGCGTTCAATCTGGGGCTGCattgtgtatggctaagatggTGGAGTGTGCGGCCAGCCCACCCATCATGGCGTTTCAGAAGCTTTGCCCCAGGATCTGTAAGTTGCTCAACAATCCAAATTTTTTGGCAAAGGCTTCACTCCTCCCCGTGGTGGCTAATTTATCGCAGGTCCGTTTTACTCTGTGTGTTTGTTCTACTTATCTGTAATCTCTTGCTATTTCAagtcttatttcatcatggtatgGCTATGGTATGTAAGTTTAGATTCATAAATAACTAATGATATTTAGAGGTGAGTGAGGATTATGAAACAATGCACTGTAAGTTTAGCATTTTTAGGGGGGGTGGGGTAAAAGGATCTCTGAAGTCCAGCATTACTTGCGAAATCCTCAATGTTGAAGAGAAAGCATGAAGACTTCGTTATTAggccttttgtatcttctttaAATTTCAGGTCAGCCTTTTTTATATGATAAGAAATGTACTCAAAGCCCACAATTTTCTTGTTTAGTTGAAGATGAGAGGTGCAGAAGGAAGTTGTCTAGGTTACGCGAAGTCTACTATAAAACTTTAGGAAGTATAGTTGTATATTGTTGCTATTGAAAACATGATATAGAAACTTGGGTGTAAATCTATCTTTTCCGGTAACAAtgtaggaagaagaagaggatagTTTAGTTGAATGCTCATTTGCTAACTTAAATATATGAAAGACTGGGAGAAATAACCAATAAGTAGAATGCTGTTTAGAAGCCTAGTTGAGTTCTGTATCAAGTTCTGTTACTTCAATGTGAAAAGGTGAACAAACTATTGACATGTTTAAGAGAACAAAGAATAACAAATAGGTAATacgaaaatatttacaagaataaagaggaaaaataaaaattacaagaAACGAGCTGATTTGAAAAGATGTACATATTATTGATTGTTCAGCTTTTATTAGAAACCAATAACAATTTTATGATGACTCAATGTCTTCGTTTTACCAGTGTCTTCATATTAAGGAGAAAGTAATAGGTTTGTGGAACTTGTTTTAGGTTGGTGCTATTGGGCAACAGAGCTTGGAACATTTGCTACCAAGCATTCATGAGTTACTTGGGAGCACTGATTGGGCAACACGCAAGGCAGCAGCTGATGCACTTAGTGCATTAGCATTGCATTCGAGCAATTTCATCACAGATGGAGGTGCTTCCACTTTGGCAGTACTTGAGGCTTGCCGTTTTGACAAGGTAATCTTTTTCTTTCGTATGTCCTTTGTTATAAAGCATCTCACTTACCCTGCTCTATCTCTGTTTTATATATGTGCGCGTGTGTGTTTTCTATTAACACATTCAAGAATTTAGATAAGTATCTTGATTCAAGATGAATTGCCAACTTCTTACTTAAAAACTTGCTAGGCTACTTGCCAAACTTTCTATATTTGGCCTTGTAATGCCATCCATTGATGTTTAATCAAATTAGCAGAGGAGAGTCTAAGATTGAACTATCTGAATGTCAAGGGCTGAAGGAAATCCAGGTATCAATAAACAGAAGAAAGAATATTTGGCTTATGGGAGCGTTTCTAACATACTCTAGTGGATTAAATGAATGTTATTGGTTTCTCGGTGCAACATAGCAGCCTTCTTAGGTTAAGCTTATGGAAGCATTTCTAACATACTCTAATGGATTAAATGAATGTTATTGGTTTCTCAGTTCAACATAGCAGCCTTCTTAGGTTAAGCTTTTAGGCTGCCTGATGAAAGTAGCCATTCTTTTCTTAAATGAAAAGCTTGAGCAACTTTTAGGCTGCATGACTGCTGTTTTTAAAGATAAAAGTTAAATTATTTGGATAGTATCATGGCCTTTCTTTAGGGTATTTGAAAGCTTGACTATTCTGATGAAATCATGTCTGAAATGGAATTAGGTTTAAGATCTCTTTAGGTCACGTTTTGGGTGATTTTTTCCCATGGCACTTGTGGTAGGAACTTGAGATATTGGAGGAAAGGTCCGTTGACGTCTTGGGTTTGAGTCTCAAAGCAGAAACCTTAACTAATAAAAAACCCTGAAAAGAATCCTCATGGAGTAGGGGGATTGGGATTGATACCACCACggataagaaataaaaaacgaTTTCATCCTTCAGAATTGAAAGTCCATCATATCTTGCAATCTAGCAAGAGCATGATGTATGCTAGGTTGACTCATTTGTTCTAACGGTTACAAGTAATGATCTTGTCAAGAATGGAATGTGGATCAATCCAACTGCAGATGGATTAGGAGTCCATAGTGATGttcatattttgattttacagatttgaataattagtttttaaaacaacttctgttctttcttctttaatgttcaagttttatttttctttggaaAATATTTTGTATTGAAAAAACTACAAGAATGGAGTTTGAAACTGATAGGTGTATACTCGTATCATTTTCTGGATCTCATTGAATACAAGTGAAATGAAATGATGAATTTGCATTTGCAGATTAGAGTATTTATCATGTTATATTAATGGTATCTTACAGATTAAACCCGTTCGAGACAGCATGTCAGAGGCACTACAGCTATGGAAAAAACTTGCTGGGAAAACAGATGGTGCTGCAGAAAGTCAGAATGCATCTCAAGGTGTAGTGAGTTGTCTTTCCCCTCTTACTTTCTTCTGGAGGTTGAAGGATTACCTCACTTTTTTCTTGTGCCAACTCTTGCTTCATTTCAATATAATATTCTTGCTGTATATGTTTCAGACAGTGAAAACCATGAACAAGCGGAGTTGTCTCAAAAGTCTGACCTGAAAACTGCAAATTCCCCTCAGGGAGGGAGGTCACTAGACAAAGATAAATCTGAGGGATCTATCCCCGTATCAAATTCAGCTTCGAGAACCAAATGCGGTAGTATTTCAGATAAAGCGGCTGTAATATTGAAGAAGAAAGTACCTGCTTTAACTGACAAAGAGTTGAACCCAGAGTTCTTTCAGAAACTTGAAACTAGGGGGTCTGGGGATTTGCCTGTGGAGGTGGTTCTTCCTCGCAGACATGCCAGTTCTTCAAACACAAACGATGGAAAATCAGAGGCAGATGATACAAATGCTGGGGGAAGATCAACTCATGTTGAAAACACCAACACAGATGATTTTCAAAGAGCATTCAATAAGTTTCGAGACTCTGAAAGAGCTCAAATGGCTAAGATGCGGGATTATGATGATGTTGAGCGAGATAAATGGCATGAGGGGAAAATAAATGGAAGAGACTCCAGAACAAGAGCATACAATGTGAATGATCAAAATGACATATCTCTGCGGGAATCTTCTGGTGCTCGTTCGGACTTCTCCAAAATGGATACCCAATCGGAAAGTGCCTTCATAAATAACAAAGGAAGTTGGTCCGCCATCCAGAGGCAGCTATTACAATTGGAGAGGCAACAGGCACATTTGATGAACATGTTGCAGGTACATGCTCAATATATGCTATGTGGGGTTAGTTCTCATGActgaattttaaaatgttgtttcatACTTCTATATCTCAGGATTTCATGGGAGGCTCTCATGATAGCATGATAACTTTGGAAAATAGAGTCCGTGGACTCGAGAGAGTTGTTGAAGACATGGCACGTGATTTATCCGTGTCATCAGGTAGGAGAGGGAACTTTCCTCTAGGATTTGAAGGATCGTCTAATAGGCATCTAGGCAAGTATAGTGGATTTTCGGACTATCCAAGTGCCAAGTTTGGACGAAACAATGATGGAAGAGGTTCTTTTGGAGAGAGGTTTGTTCAATCGGAAGGAATTGGTTCAAACATGCGAGGAAGGAGTGTTGCATGGAGACCTGATATGAATGAGACTTGGGACTATCCTGCTTACATGTCGAGAAATGGGCAGATGGGCTCTAAGAGATCTTTAGATGTTGGCATCGACAATAGGTCATCTAAATCAGAACAGGAAAGCGACCAAGGCGGAGGTAACAGAAGAGCCTGGGATAAAGGTGCTGGACCTTTAAGACTTGGTGAGGGGCCATCTGCAAGAAGTGTTTGGCAAGCATCAAAAGACGAAGCAACCTTAGAAGCCATTCGGGTAGCTGGGGAAGACAATGGAATATCTAGGACTCCGAAAGTGGCGATTCCTGAATTGACTGCAGAAGCATTGGCAGACGACAATGCCGGTCAAGAACGGGATCCAGTATGGACTTCTTGGACCAATGCAATGGATGCCCTTCAGGTAGGTGATATGGACACGGCTTATGTTGAAGTTCTCTCTACGGGGGATGACATCTTGCTCATAAAGCTAATGGAAAGAACTGGTCCTGTGGTCGACCAAATCTCAAATGAGATAGCCGTTGAGATCTTCCGTGCCGTGGGACAATTTCTACTCGAGCAGAACTTGTTCGACATATGTTTATTTTGGATTCAACAGGTATGGCGTTTACTCAACTTCAATGCTTGTTATTTGCTACTCTTCACTTACCCTTTATTTAGATTCCTGGTTTGGATCTTAATTAGTCCAATTAGTTTGTGAGATCATATGGGAAATGCCTCCTGACTATCTTGACATGGTGTTTCAGTTGGTAGAAATTGTTTTGGACAATGGACCTGATTGTGTGGGGATTCCTATGGAAGTGAAGAAAGAACTATTGCTAAATTTTCATGAAGCTTCTTCAACAACGGATCCACCTGAAGATTGGGAAGGTGCTTTACCTGACCAACTTTTGTCACAACTGGCTTCTTCTTGGAGAATTGATATTGGACAACTCCAATAGATACTATTTGTAAACTCTTTTTTGTTGAATGGATgaactaaattcttttgtataAGCAATGGTTTTCTTCCCATCCAAAATGGGATATATATTGGTTTGTTTAGGGAATGGTtttcagaatttttttttttttcactcaaaCCTCTCAGTCGCTAATACATACATATATTAATTGAGCTATGTTCGCTTTTGctcaaaattacttttaaaagttaTGATTGAATCGTTAGTAGTTAATATTATTCAGCTTTGAGTTAtacctagaaaaaaaaaacttaaaaacaatCATTTCTATTTGCTCTAAAATCATGAATCTTCTGAGAGAAGATGAAAAGGTAATTATAGAGCacctttttaaaacataatgattggaagaaaaaaaaaacttggtagATTCTTCCTAGAAAAGGATTAGattacttaattttaaattttcaatcatgttagtaaaattaaattattaaatgctGTCATCACAGTTGTTTAGCTAATAAGTGATaatattgatatatatttttagttttaccATATGTACAAGTTGAGAATTGAACATCATTAATACTATAATTATAAGCTGATTAAACTATCTATTGATAATTTTATACAGTACAACACAATTGCaaatagattaaaaaagaaagaaagttctttaaaaataaaataaataaataaataagcaaGAAAAAATACCTTTTCGTCATTGATTTTGGGTTTAATGTCTATTTGATCCCTATGTTTCAAATAGGAGTGttcaaataattcaaaaatCCAAATAACTTGGACTACCCAATCCAAAATATAAGGGTTGGGTCgagtttgttttgtttgtaGGTGGGATTGGgttaaactttttctatttttattgggttgggttaggtcatggattgactaaaaaaaaatttggattgacccaacccaacccgaattttatatatataaataaattatactatatatatatttctctttatttaaaatttgattactttatattgattaatttatgaattttaaatatttttcttttaaaattattatgatacttgtctttatttgaagtttgcaataaatatcttaGATACTTGGTGTTTagcatttaaattttattagattttagttattagtcatgtgttatatataaatttacatattttaaattaaaaagaaaaaaataagttataatccgacaactcaacccaacccaatccgacccaacccgaattttaaggttggattgggttgggtgggGTTAGAGACTTTATTTGGGTTCTTTGGGTTGTCAACCCAATCAATCCGAATTTTCGAGTTGGTCTAGAAGACaccctcaacccaacccaacccaacccaaaccatgTACACCCTTAGTTTCAAATCTAACACTTTTGCCACTGAGATTTCAATAATGCTCAATTTTAGTCTTTGAGATAATAGAACTGTTAGTGACTTAATAGAAAGTTGACTAGGATGATgactaaattcattttaaacCTAAATAGATCGATCATGTGGCAATTTTAATTTGGATAAAGCAAAAAGTTGTTttcttaagaaaataaaaaataaaaaacataagaCACTCAAAGGCCCTACTTCATCTACATCTCGCTTCCTTTGTTTTCTAAGTCGACCTAGGGGTCTCCATATGTATGGTTTTTCTAGAAAGGGATTTACATTTCTCCCACCATTTCACAGTTCTATGTCCAAAGTCCTTCATGTTACTATAAACAACATACTTCTTGAGGGGGATCAAGTTAATTTGTAGATTTTcaaattattgacaaaaatggGGTACAtgggaaaatatttttaaaaataggtgggaatggaaagtattgacaaaaataggataGTTTCGGTATGAAGGGAAATCGTGCACGGGGTACACGATTAGCATTTAATCCAGTCAACACCATGTCGGCTCAGTTGGTTGACCGGTCGAAGAGAGACTTGTGGACCGGGTCcacgattttttcttttttttaaaaaaaaaaaatagattcattaacttttttttaatcggAGATATACAACAATATTAAGACTTTAGGACCGGGTCcacaaatttcttcattatcaaacttaattatatgtttaatctACAATGCAAACATAATTATTCTGCactcatctttttttttaaaaaaaaaaaatatcatgatactaaataagatttacaattagttttttaatttgaaaatagaagtttacatgaaatataAAGACGACCCCTGACCCTTACCCCACATGGGGGTTGTCTTCGTGTGCCTCTAAATTAGCTTCACCATGTTGTCGTTGTCGTCTACGACGAATAAGTCTTCGATCAGTGTCAACAATATTGAGTCGTCTTATTTGTTGAATAATAATTTCTATGTTGACCAATGTTTTgtgacacattgaacccaatttTGGTAAATTGTGTTGTACTAAATATTGTTGTACATTTccaataaaactattttgtacgatgaaaaaataaatattaaacaatattcatatcatatatttgaaaaaaaaaattattttaaatctcttaccatgcagtaatagtaagcgctgccaggtgtgataaatcgcctcgtgattGAATCGTACCAGGAAAAGTAGTCATCTGATATAGCTGGCCcattttatttctctctttGCACAACAATCATGTCGTCCATGCCAATAGGATATATATTCCACATGAATTCGATGCTAGTCTTAatcgtgcttacctctcaaatcatTCTAGTATAGTGCTGGGAGTGTATAGCACAACGAAGGTATCGTTTTTTGCAGACCGAACTATCTCAACACACGATCTAGATGATGCCattctactatatggaagcatataagagagcaacggtcaaccagatgtcttcaccatcatGTCAGTAATCAGGTAGTGATGACCAAATATCTTGTGTGTATGATGTTCAATTAACctgaaataaaaaagaagataattatacatccaaaatgttttaaatattcctTTATACATACAATTGTTACCTGATTGTACATCAGTCTGTCAAATATTTTTTGGTATACTAGAAACATATTTGTTGACTGTTTagaggcagctaatacaccacttcatctaaaattataaaaaaatataattaatttatatttttacataaaatgataacaaaataaatatacaaatgaaataatacctgaCACTAAGTGAACGATGACCTGGGGCCTGTAACTGGACTTGTGGTTGTATAATTGAAAATCTATCATAAGCCCATACCTGTAGTAG
This region includes:
- the LOC120086699 gene encoding microtubule-associated protein TORTIFOLIA1-like encodes the protein MSSQAPKSSRPSKPPNQSPPTSRSSASSLSSHLAMVELKQRILTALSKLSDRDTHQIAIDDLEKIIQSISPEAIPMLLNCLYDSSADPKPAVKKESLRLLTVVCASHNDSTSTHLTKIIAHIIRRVKDSDSGVKDSCRDAIGALSAQYLKGDSSGGGDNGGLGSVVALFVKPLFEAMGEQNKGVQSGAALCMAKMVECAASPPIMAFQKLCPRICKLLNNPNFLAKASLLPVVANLSQVGAIGQQSLEHLLPSIHELLGSTDWATRKAAADALSALALHSSNFITDGGASTLAVLEACRFDKIKPVRDSMSEALQLWKKLAGKTDGAAESQNASQDSENHEQAELSQKSDLKTANSPQGGRSLDKDKSEGSIPVSNSASRTKCGSISDKAAVILKKKVPALTDKELNPEFFQKLETRGSGDLPVEVVLPRRHASSSNTNDGKSEADDTNAGGRSTHVENTNTDDFQRAFNKFRDSERAQMAKMRDYDDVERDKWHEGKINGRDSRTRAYNVNDQNDISLRESSGARSDFSKMDTQSESAFINNKGSWSAIQRQLLQLERQQAHLMNMLQDFMGGSHDSMITLENRVRGLERVVEDMARDLSVSSGRRGNFPLGFEGSSNRHLGKYSGFSDYPSAKFGRNNDGRGSFGERFVQSEGIGSNMRGRSVAWRPDMNETWDYPAYMSRNGQMGSKRSLDVGIDNRSSKSEQESDQGGGNRRAWDKGAGPLRLGEGPSARSVWQASKDEATLEAIRVAGEDNGISRTPKVAIPELTAEALADDNAGQERDPVWTSWTNAMDALQVGDMDTAYVEVLSTGDDILLIKLMERTGPVVDQISNEIAVEIFRAVGQFLLEQNLFDICLFWIQQLVEIVLDNGPDCVGIPMEVKKELLLNFHEASSTTDPPEDWEGALPDQLLSQLASSWRIDIGQLQ